From Pieris napi chromosome 24, ilPieNapi1.2, whole genome shotgun sequence:
ggggggggggggccttccgtaaaacgttacgatgcggggcgaggattaaattacgcgttattgttaatattattttcgacttacaccacataatagtaactaaagacaCAAGGTGGTCACGTAAGGTTTTACGGTACTgtaacgttacggcgagttacatgggggggggggtcaataaactacaaaaattgcgttacgtaatacttgaacgctccccatATTGAGATGACTGCGATGTTTTTAACCTTTAGGAACAGTCCTAGTTTCATCAAAACCTGTTCAGTATGAATCTCTCGGCTGCATTTCCAGACTCTgggcgatcgtcaacatccacgactgttttaaaAGTGGGAacaaattatttcagtataagtagtattattattattttcttatgtagccaagttcatatttcaaggatcgtcatgctcgcttaaatgtcattgctctctccctaaaatatggcgagggggccgatggctggccatgcgtcatactcgtgaacgcgtgctacttgtggtgctagttgtttcgactatgtgtttgcgttttgttcccacgagaatgtaagtgcgtgctcctatttcaccatgcctcctgctgatcgaagacaaatatttgtttttaagataTTATGGGTATCCACGGATTTCTGGAGAGGATAGGATACTTTTATATTAGGAcgaatttttgtatttaatggtTCTGAATAAAATGATAGATTCCCGGCTTCCCGAACTAccgaatatttattaatgttttaaatagtcCCGAAACATGTTGcgatttttcaatattatttaattacaatatgctgtcaaataaaagaaattgccgctaatattttaagagcctgaaaaatatttatttcatagcgTAATTGAATTTATCACCAAAACTGTTTTTGCACACGTATTGAAAATggttttatagaaaatttattcaaaatgttttttacagaataataGGCCTATGCCTCCTGCAAAACGAGCTATGTCCAATGTTCCTGAACCGTCACGTCCTGAAATATATCCTGGGCAGGAAGATACGCTTCCACGATCTGGCATTCTTCGATCCAGTGGTCTACGAGAGCTTGAGGCAGCTCGTGGTGGACGCGGAAACTGGCGACTCTCACACGCTTTTTGCGGCGCTTGATCTCAATTTTAGGTGAGTTATAAGTATGAACTGGTACTAGAGTCTATagatgttatatatatatatataatgttatgtatgatgttacttatatatatatatatataacgaaaaccatttttcttatatctatatatataagaaaaatggtcttcgtttgaggctccttcacgcctaaaccactgatcgtatcgacatgaaatttttcctagatggtttatggctgtttattttttaaattccaacgttccttcatttttctattgctgttttacttttatgaaaatttatccatacggacttcaccgcggaaaaatttggggaggcttcctagaacctcaaaacgtcaacatctgttaaaaactcgattttcgaaaattttcaattttcttagcgggaagttaaaaagaagaataataaaaatatgaaaaaaaataataatgaaacataaaattttatttatttcctattttaattcgcccagcgaagcgggcgggaaacggctagtttattatatattatttattcatttctaataatattaatatctgaaaataaaacattttaaatttaattttattaatacttgaCACGCACAAACACAAAAGTGGTCTCGCTCGTTCAATGCGTATGCGTGCGTGCGCGTATATAATCTGTGACTTATGGTTGAATGACCGGATGCTTAACTCTTTATATAGATATTGTAATCgtttaaacattaaatcgagtaattatttttatataatgtttagttacacataaaaataaaatatgctgtTAGTTTCGAGTTTGATGGCATTTTGACAAGCTTTTGGTGACAgttgatgatttttttaaggtaaataggtgatcagtcttatGTATTTAACTCTTAATCAGTGTTAGTGTAAGGGCAAGATTCAGAGTAGAGTCTTGCTGCTAAGTACGATTTTCGTATATCATAacttataattgttttgaagTCTCCGTACCAAGTCTCTAAATTTCCCCATTCGTATGTCAAGTCACAATCTCATCTTGAGTGCTGGCAAAAAGGTCAAACTTCATACAGAAACATTTGTTAAGCTGCGTATACATTAAGCGCGGCAAACCATCGAACATTGGCGCGCGCGGCGGCCGCGCTCTATGTAGACGGGATCGACGCGCGCGGCGACTCGAACATTGCCGCGCTCGAACGTGCCGCGGGTCGATCCGCTCGCTGTCGGTTTTTGAGACCGCATCAAAGGAGCTTCAGTCGTTGGCTCGCGCGCAGTTGGGACGGTTATAGTTTTGGTGATTTGGCTCGCGCGGCGAATACGTAGAAATGGGTGTGTACATATACagttgtacatatataaagttggatttaaatattgattacaaagctataacttataaagtaactaatataacaattatatattaattacatacaaaaaaatgggtgcgtgtacttatgtacgcgcgtaagaagttatacttctctggcattattaaaaatagtttttgattgcatgcaaataattaattacatacaattaaataatcaaagactggaaaaggagttattatagtcaataaagttcagtttacatttgaaaaattaaataaataaatatttattttttttacaaacaagATGGTGAATCACAATGAAAGCGGCAGCTGCCCGACCACGCGCGTCCATACTCGCAGGTTTACAAGAGTGAACTGGTCTGACTATCCGCCGCGGTCTGTTCGTGATGGATAGCCTGCCGCGCGCGGCAGCCACGTCcaactaaatttatatgtacatattggCTCGCGCGGCAAATGAAGGTCAACTCTGGTCGAAAATTGGCTCGCGCGGCTGCCGCGCTTAATTTATACGCAGCTTTACAGTCtaaaactagatttaagtttgattaaCGTTTTACATATGAGCCTTAGAACCTACAGTCAAAATcttttataacgacatcgaagggactactcataattggtcgtaaaaaccgatagtcgttgcagatgacgttgttattaagaacctaatacaatatatagtattgtcttttattgacataacctttacacatttaaagaaaaaactttttaaccggattaaagttatgaattataataaatttaccattatttaacataattttaaatttaaccgacgtttcgcgtgctttacagtagtagaagtatcacagctgtagaagtagttgcattatctgtatttatttctccggagttggtatcgactaaaagatggaaggttttggcagaaatggctcacggtgtcctctattttctcggattataatatataataatacataactttaatccggttcaaaagttttttctttaaacctaatacaatagaattcagccgggacctttgattttggtcaatataaccggtatgttgttctaaacgatgtcgtcgtaaacggttttgactgtatttccgaatgttttttgtatactttaaaataagtaaatcgTTGAATATTTTTCAGCCTTGAAATGTGCGAAGAAGAAGGCGGTGGCTGCGTAGAGTTATTGCCCGGCGGACGAGAGATCGAAGTGACCGCGTTGACCGTATACGACTACGTGCGGAAGTACGCGCAACATCGCATGGTCATATCTCAGGAGAAGGCATTAgaggtaatatttttatttaaaggaaCGTCATCATATGAGTAaatgcatttaaataaaattactttaatatacattacacacacacacacacacacacacacacacacacacacacacacacacatacacacatacacatgttaatacatttaaaattatttgctgAAAATCACGCGACACTTAATGCACAGAATTATGCATCAcacattaacaaaattaatctaaaattttcattttttattgacattgtatatttattttttgctttaaaaatttgatgttcattttgtaataaattgtactttactaagacaataaaatatacttaataataaaaatctgaaGAGTTTGTTTGAACGCAATTAATATACTGAACAATCAtttagacgactcattggtctagtggttagtacctctgactgcgaatccatgggtcccgggttcgatccccggctgaggcgaacatcgatgtgatgagcatttggtgttgtgcttgggtcttgggtgtttaaataagtatttatatgtctatctatctatagtatgtatgtatatccgttgcctagtacccataacacaagcttcaccagcttagcatgggactaggtcaattggtgtgaattgtcttaaaaaaaaaaaaatattaggttGATTGCCCTCAaccttttaacaaaattttaacacttttaattcgtttttttttataataaacacgGTAACATCACTAAAGGTTCGAAATTAATTCTaactaaatcaaattaaatcaaaatcgtTTATTCATACAGGAATCACAATGTACAcgtatgaacgtcaaaaagagatacatattaaatccttctaattttgcatttactgccagttcccaaatcaagggcgtagaacggaagagaagaactggcaaaaaactctctgccactctttttaatcgccaagtttttttttacaaaatgttagtaaggagctgcaaccattacatcaTGTTCCACGtgatttcttatatataaaataaattaaaaacaaagatttttccTCTAACATAtagttagtattttataaaatcccAAATTTCAGGCTATGCGAGTGGGAGTCCTGGACGTGCTTCCCGAATCGGCCCTAGAAGGCCTAACCGCGGAGGACTTAAGGCTGTTGCTGAACGGTGTTGGCGACATCAACGTGGCAGCGCTGGTGTCGTACACGGGCTTCAATGACGAGAGCGGGGAACCCCCGGAACGACTCGCCAGATTCAAACGCTGGCTCTGGGCTATAGTTGATAAGATGACGCATTTGGAAAGGCAGGATTTGgtgagtttttttaattcatatagaaattataataaattcccTTCAAAAGAGTTCCACAAATCACAAGTGGTTTCCCAAACGTTTTTGTGCCATGCCCCAGATTAGCGTTTCTAAAATGTCCCCGATATTATACGagtataagttttaatattaaaaaatttatttgtccacttaagaaacttaaatgataggCTTTTGGAAGAAATTGCTAAGAACTTGTTAACAGTAAACGGAAAcacagtaaattttcaaaacataaagaaaaactgaaatctattccattaaaaaaactattttgattttaaaattcaaattatacactcataattttaaaaaccaccaaACGATTTACTGAGCAAGATGGACCAGTCCCCATGACGGACAAAGCATGTAAACACGTAAACAAACATCAAGTTTTTTTACGTGTTAATTGTCAttcttaaattacataaatacagATTATTTTCCGTTCAAAATCAGTCTCCGACGAACTGTTCGCGTACTGAAAATTACCAGTTtcctaaaatttattataaataaattaaatatatttgaaatgcATAAATGCGcactaaaaaagaaattacagtataataataacctcatttattttttgaaatacaGTAAAATCTCTTTATTCGCGGGGTATACGTTCCATAAATATGCCGCGAATACAGAAACCGTGAATACAGAATGGTAATTTATATGGGTTTATAGGGGATACGTTCCTAGGtgccaaaataaaaaaacacaaatatataagaaaatcaattttattgatGTTATTGAACATTATGCAATCATTATCCTCAGGCTTAGAGTAAATGTCCCATTTACAGTGCTAGTTGAAGCCTCTTCTTCAATGGGCTGTGAATTTAACATTTCCTCCAAGTCGGTTTCAGTCAAATCTTCATCTTGCGATTCAAGCAATTCCTGAATGTCACTTGATTCTGTCTGTTCGAACCCATCTCGTCCTATTCCATTTGCAATTTTGGCTATGTTTGCAGTCAAAGTTTGAACTTGCACGAATTCTTCGTCATTTTCCGCAGTCAGAGCAGGCCATAGTTTTTTCCAGCATGACTTCAATGTGTGTGGTTTCAGTTCGTCCAATGATTCTTTTATGTTTACGATGCATTTTGCTATGTCAAATTTCTTCCAGCAACTTTCATATCAGGATTACACTCCATATTATCTATATGATATTGCGTTAAACACCTATtggaattttgtatgaaattttagATCCGCGaataaagaaatgttttgCCGCGAATAAAGAAAGTGtgttgcatttttttaatccGCGAATAGTGAAAACGCGAATAAAGGAAGCGCGAATAGGGAGCTTTTACTGTATTCATCCTTCCAAAAGTTACatacacaatattttatacatacaaaattatatttttttcaaaggaCTTATAGAGTATAGGCTTCCTTCAACTGGCTCCATCTCTATCTATTGTCCTCCCAATCTCCACCAACTTCTTTAAATTCATCAGCCCACCGTGCAAGCGACCTCTCCTTCTATTCCCTAGTGCAGGGTCACAAGGGGTTCCAAGTCTAAGTCAATATAAAGAAATGATTAACAAGATTTGAGATACGTGGAATCGCACCCTACACACCATACTAACAGTATCATCAGACCTGAGACTGACCTCAGTCTGTCTGCTTGTTTCACTCGTTTTCGaagcattttttaattaggttatatttacaaaacattatcacatttatttttataaccatGGGTCCGAAAAAGATGCTTTCTATTGAATCAAAGCGTGAAATCATTTTCTTATTACAAGCACAAACAAGTGACTTGTTGTTTTGGGTCCTGGAACGGATTAATGGAGCAAATTGCTGAGATACGAGCAAGGTTGCGGAACGTATTCAACTACGTACGTGTGTAATAAGTACGTACGTGTGTAATAAGTGCGTACGTGTGTAATAAGTGCGTACGTACTTGATTAGACAATCAAAAATATACTtcaaaatgataataattaattgtgttAATCAGGTATACTTTTGGACCGGATCGCCAGCTCTGCCAGCATCAGAGGAAGGCTTCCAGCCGATGCCTTCAGTGACAATCAGACCAGCCGACGACGCCCACCTGCCCACGGCCAACACCTGCATCTCCCGTCTCTACATACCTCTGTATTCCTCGCGACACGTTCTCAAACATAAACTATTACTCgctattaaaactaaaaactttggCTTCGTCTAGAATAGTTTTAGTACGACTCATTTATCGATATCAAagagatttaaatattttaattgtatgtaaaattacatatatctTTTACATAACTATACATATGTTTTCATTGCAAGCAAGGCTACCCTGTAAAATACCGATTTTTTATAGTTGGCGTTGGTACATGTGTACTATCTGAACAGTCTCGCTACTATGTAAATTGACTTAGTTGGCACTTTGTTTTCTCAAATCACATATAATATAGTCATCTCATAagcttaattataaatgtctgctatatttaaatctctttgcattatatataattgaatGCTATGCATACAGTTGTATTATTTATGCTGAATTCATGTGACATTGATTTGGTTCGCACAATACTTAGACCGTTCAATACGTTTCTGGTGAAGTATAGTTTTCTGAATATCACCCGATGGTTGCATTGGATTACTTTTTCTAaaggtttatatataaatcaaaatgtCACTTTTATCTATTGTACCTGTTGTACTTAGGTCAACTGcgttttcaataatttatatgcgAATAGAAAAGCTTTGTTAATAAAGATCTTAGATTACAATGGGTACTATTTTATTGGGTTCAGATAGACGGCGAATTCCAATAACTATGATTCATGTGATAATGGAGGAAGTATGCGCCTCTATCTATAAATTTAAGGTTATAATAGTTTTCATTTTGATTAGTTAAGgttcttaataaatacttcCTAAAATGCTTATagtgttgttttatttcaatattgtaTGTCAGAACAATGGCGCTGATATTGGCtgccattttcattatttaatagatTCAAAGGAATAAACGaatggtttatttaatttgtcaatgttgctagatctataaattaacaactattcaatggtcgataataataattactctctatagttattattataatgattatcataattttatgGCAAAATAGCAGCTGATACCAGTGGCATTGCTCTGACATATTATGTCTAATGAATTGCCATCAGCCTTCGCTTAGGAGTTTTCATAAGTGTCCCTGTGGGCTGTGGCATGGAGCAGCGAAGAAATGTTGctattaaaggtacactgccacagggaacaaactttttcaatttattttcgttttctatttatccattcataattattaataagtaggtttagaatattttaaatactctatatttgtgctaattaatagttaatttgcttactattaataaataaaatcaccaAATCTTTGGAAGCTTGCAAGTTGCAATAGTTATtagacataattaaaaatactaagcCAGCTTGAAATTGtaaattctaaaaatattattaaggcaAATAAAACAAGTCAATGAATACTACAAAGCTTTATTACTTTgtgatacaaaattaaattctcttgacattttactataaatacCATACAAAATGCTAATATGACACGCATGTAATAAGACACTAGTTGCATCGGTACTTGGATATGTATTCCAACAAAGTTCAATTAAGGCCAAAATTAAGAATCTAAcaactaaactaaaattagttgACCACAACAGGTATGGTAGTGTATGGAAATACCAAGAATAAAACTGATAATGCAAGCTTCTAGCACAAACTACACCAATAAAGTTAACCAAAAACATaggtaaaataaacaattgtgaAAGAATGTCGAAATTGATACTATAATGCTTTGTTTCACTTTCAGAGCTTTTGGATTTTACTTCATTGTTCCCCTTACTTCCCTTTGGCGCTGACTTTTTAAGCATGTtttcaaatgattttaataattgttccTGTTCATTGGTAAGTTCTTCATCCTTTTCCAATTTGCTTTTCATGCTTTTCTTAGCTTTCACTTTTTTCTTATCCTCTAAATTTTTGGCATCTATTTGAGGCTGTACTTGCTTTTGAACATACTTTAAACGGCAATAACttctaaaatattgtatacacataggtaaaaacaataataacaacaTGATATGTATTcctaacaaaattaaatgaaaccaTGCACTTTCAAATACTTTCACATCCATAAATCTATAATTAACAGTCCATGTATGATTAAAAACTCTACCAACATCAAAACTTCCTCGAATATAAGCAACTGGGTTACTTAACAAAAACGGTAGACCTAAAATCAGTTGTGTCAGAGCACaaacaaataattgtttaaatgtaTCTTTAAATCccaaattaatcaaataaaagaaaaaaagggCTGGCgcatataacaaaatattcatCTTTACAGAAACTGCTAAGCTGTATATAAAGCTAGCTAAATACCACCttgaatctaaaaataaattaagtgatGCATATAACAGTAATACAGCAATCGGATCATTGAACATTCTTAAAACATGAATAGAGTGAATTCTATATGAGGTTAAAATTGTTATAGCAAGGGCATATGGTGGTACTTTCTTTGTTTTAagataaattcttaaaatgaaaataagtaatattaaataaacactgataaaaatatactgcGCCAGCTTAATATTTTCACCATGACtagtaataaagtataaaaatgaataaatatacacaaaacCAGCAGGATAAACCAGAGGTCCTGTATCACCACGGAGCTTGCTGTAATCAAAGGTACCATTTAAGAATCCTTCGCACTCTTGCATATATGCTTTCCAATCTATTTCTGTATAAGGCACTTTTTCTACAATCAGGACATTTAGAACCAACTCTGCAACCAAAATACAGAACGCAATAAACGATAAATGGGCAGGATctactattattttcttcACGTATGTCcatgtaaacatttttttgatgTCTTGATATCTTATCTGAATGCTATTTCGTCCCATCTTCTATAATTTGGTTACCATTTATTGTAGAATACGCTTTCCTAGACTAGCTCTCCTAAGCAGTAGGTTTCACCTTACGAGAgggattttaaaaatagattcaGATGCCACCGGTGTCCGGGCCAGTCTGTCAGGTTATGTTCTAGTAATAAATCTTAGTTAGAAAAATTTTCTGACCCCCAGTGTAGATAGCTCTCGAAggcgtattttaaattattttataaaatttaaacaagcCTGCTCTTAGTATTCACATCTAagttttataaactaaaaatacatcaaaaagattttcaaaatatgacggttttacataacaataaaaccgaTATTATGTGccgagaaggaaaacatacagcattgtataatgaagaaGCAATGTATACTTAGCCATGAAGTGCGATACATACCGAGTGAAATAGTTCCGCTTAGATagaatagatggcgctgtaatCGCCTCAACTTCATACTTATCTTAACCAGCTAGGACGGTGTCATTTCCACAGTCATAGAGTCTTCACCAGGAAGAGCTTCCTACAATGctgtatgttttccttctcggCACATAATAtcggttttattgttatgtaaaacCGTCATATTGATGTGCCTCCGGAAAACAtacagcattgtataatgaagacGTGTTTGTTATCTGCTGGTGGATGTATATAGTacaatataaaacacaacGCTATGATGATTATGAAGAATTAAGGTCCGGGCTTTAGCTAAAGccgttattgtttatataactattttatttacttgccATTATTCTTAATCAAAGCATAAGTATTTagcaattattattcttagttacggtataaatataactacagTTACTAGTAACTATATACTCATCTGATTTAGATgtacaattaacataataatataaacttccTATTATAACAACAAGGTATTTCTATAATTACGATGGtgcaaatgtattaaagaaagagTGATGAGTTTTCTCTACGAGAGTCTATCTCGCGGCAGTAATGATTAAAGAATCTATGTATTTGAAGATTTCCAATTACCccgtgtaataaaaaatttcatctatTGGTTGATTTTCGACCTTATTATTTTGCTGTTGatggataaaaaaatattgtttagattttttacttgAGATCTTGTTGTACCTGTTACTcaaagcaatattttttttttttttaaagacagttcacaccaattgacctagtcccatgctaagctggtgaagcttgtgttatgggtactaagcaacggatatacatacatattatagaaagatagacatataattacatatttaaacacctaagacccaagcacaacaccaaatgctcatcacatcaatGTTCGTcccagccgggaatcgaacctgggacccatggattcgcagtcaggggtactaaccactacaccaatgagtcgtcaggACTAACTGAAGTCTCACTAAAGTGATAGggcataatatgttttatcgtGGTGTTTAGAAAGTTTCCATGTTGACTGGCGTCTTGAGTGTCTGTCTTAGATTCGAATACCggtgttaaataaatgttaccaCCATCATCCACGAATTGCTCGTCagtaatttctaataaagtGAACCCTGCGGCCCAATGCTAAATGCAATACTGTGGCTGTTCTGCGAGCCGTATCGAATAAAGTGTCCCTAGGAGGGTTGGAAGAAAGCCAGTCTAGTACTATTCGCGGGTCCCACGTGACGGATGATTTCACGACTTTTGGTTTAGCTACTCCTAATACTCTGAGgatgtgtttaataataaaatttgaaagtgTTTGTTGTTCTACATGGGGACcgcaaaaagttaaaattgccGATTTGCGAACAAGGATGGTTGATAGGATAAATTcctgttttggctttctgtactgtctaagtgtttgttttgtaatattatgtatgttagctgtaagattacttataattaaataaataaattttctttaagaaaaagtgatattaaattttttgcaatATCGGCTGTTTGAGGGGATTTTGGGTTCACTTGAGAGTTGTCACACCATGACAGCCCTCTTTTGATTGCGGGTAAATAAGTGGACAGGTGGAGTGACCAACTCTTCAAAAGTAAATCTTTTTCCAGTGTGGACCAGTCTTTTATTTGGGCACCCCACCCCCAATTTCCCAAGCTTTTAGGGTCAATGCTTGTATTTGTGGAGGAGACAGTGCAATTGTCGTATCTAGGAGTGTCTGCGATAGGTATTGAATTTCGTGGGGGTGATCTAGAGACCTGGATTTCAGGTCCTGCAGCCAGAAACCTTGCGACCAATCTGAAGCAACTATCAGATAGGTTCCCGTCGCCCGGTTTAGGTGTGCTAAAACTCAGGGTAACAGACTTGGAGGGGGAAACACCCATGCTAGAGGAGGAAGGTGCCACTACGCAGCCTTTTTTCCCCTTTATAATCTGTCTGCTATGATCACCCTGGTAGGTAATGTACCGACAGAGTTATGTTGAATTTGTTCGTCAGGTGCAATAGTTTGAAGGTTAGTGTAAGTAACCCTATCGATTTCGTTCCTCCTTCTGTTTGAATGTATGCAATCAGAGTTTCATTTGTCCGATTGTCTTTTATGATTAACACGTgtgtgttttgtaatatttttacatttatttttattgcggCTATCACTGCATATAAGTCCTTTTTGTTGCAGTGCCACGTTTTCTATTGGTATGACCATTTTCCTGACAAGGATTCCGTCTAGATGTGAACCCCCCCCCAACCCCAATCCGAGGCGTCTGTCGCTAGGAAGTGGGTTGCAGGTTCTTTGTGTATAGGCGTCGCCTGATGAGTAGCTCCGAGCCACCACATCAGTTCCTGCCCTACAATCTGAGGCAGCAGTTGACCTCGACGGGGTCGGATCTTGTTGAATTGTCGCAGAAATATCTGTACCTGGCGACAGTGAAGCCTCCCGGGCACGAGTTTAGTTTGAAAGTTTG
This genomic window contains:
- the LOC125061837 gene encoding lethal(2)neighbour of tid protein 2; protein product: MGRNSIQIRYQDIKKMFTWTYVKKIIVDPAHLSFIAFCILVAELVLNVLIVEKVPYTEIDWKAYMQECEGFLNGTFDYSKLRGDTGPLVYPAGFVYIYSFLYFITSHGENIKLAQYIFISVYLILLIFILRIYLKTKKVPPYALAITILTSYRIHSIHVLRMFNDPIAVLLLYASLNLFLDSRWYLASFIYSLAVSVKMNILLYAPALFFFYLINLGFKDTFKQLFVCALTQLILGLPFLLSNPVAYIRGSFDVGRVFNHTWTVNYRFMDVKVFESAWFHLILLGIHIMLLLLFLPMCIQYFRSYCRLKYVQKQVQPQIDAKNLEDKKKVKAKKSMKSKLEKDEELTNEQEQLLKSFENMLKKSAPKGSKGNNEVKSKSSESETKHYSINFDILSQLFILPMFLVNFIGVVCARSLHYQFYSWYFHTLPYLLWSTNFSLVVRFLILALIELCWNTYPSTDATSVLLHACHISILYGIYSKMSREFNFVSQSNKAL